Genomic window (Sulfurimonas sp.):
GCGCACCTAAGTAACCCATAGAACCGGTAAGTAATATCACATCTTTAGACGCCTTGGAAGTATCACTCCAATTTGGAAATATACTCTTATCAAGTATGGAATCTCTCTTTGCGTTTACAAACTCATCATTGTGGTCAAACTGACCACCATGCTCATCGATAGATGTTGCTAAACCTTCAATTGTTGGCATCTCAAAAAAGGTATTAAGGGAAAATGGTTTGTTTATCTTACTTCTAATTCCAGCATAAACAGTTGCTAGTAAAATAGATGAACCACCAAGTTCAAAAAAGTTATCCTTTATTCCAAATTCTGTTCGTCCTAAACACTCTGACCATACGCCATAGATAATTTTTTGTGTTTGAGTTTGAGGTTGGACTATATTATCACAAGCTATTTCTTTAAAAACTGGGTCTGGAAGATTTTTTCTATCAATTTTACCGCGTTGTGTAACTGGTAATTTATCTAAAAGCACTATCTCTGTTGGAACTGAATACGCTGGCATCTTAGATTTAAGATAAAGCATATACTCAGATAAAAAGAAGTTGTCTTTTTGATTTTTTTCTAGCTGTATATAAGCAACAAGTATTTTTTCACTCTTATATTTAACCATCTTAATAGCGGCATTAGCAACACTTTCATGAGAAACTAGTACATTTTCTATACCGTCAAGTTCTAAACGAAATCCACGAAATTTAATCTGTCTATCTGCACGACCTGAAAACTTCAAACTACCATCATCATCAAAATGAACTAAGTCACCTGTACGATAAAGCATATCTGTAGGATTACTAGTAAATGGATTAACTATAAAATGCTCTGCTGTTTTTTCTGGCAAATTCAAATAACCTCTAGCTAACCTATGTCCACCTATATATAGTTCACCTGTTTCTTTTGGAGCAACTGGTTTTTGCTCATTATCTAGCACATATAAAACAGTATCTGCAAGAGCCTTTCCTACAGGTAGAGGGGAATGCTCATCTTCAAGCTCTCTTACAATATGAAAAGTTGCAAGTATCCCAGCCTCTGTTGGTCCATAACCATTGATAAATGCATCTGGACGACCATCATCATTATTTAAAACTTTATATACAGTTTTTGGATTTACAACATCTCCGCCAGAAAGTAGATATTTTACTTTTTTAAACATTCCAGCTCTAAAAGCTACAAGTTGATCAAAAAGAGCAGATGTAACCCACATAACAGTAATATCATGATGATCTAAAAAGTTAGCATACTCTTCAGGATTTATAATTACTTCATAGTCTATACAAACAAGTGTTGCTGAGTTAAGCAGTGCTGTCCATATCTCAAAAGAAGCCGCATCAAAAGCGATACTACTAGATGATAAAACATTATCACTAGACTCCATAGTAAGATAATGAGGACTTCTAATCAGCCCTGTTATGCCCATATGAGGCATTAACACACCTTTTGGTTTACCAGTTGAACCTGATGTAAAAAATACACACGCTATATTATGTCCACCAATATGAAGATGTTTTCTCTCATCCGAATAACTATCAATATTTTCAACTTCTCTAATACTAATAGAGTTAGGAAAATCAAAATTTTTACTATATTTATCATCTATAATCATTAGTTTTGGATTTACATCTTCAATAATCATCTTATGTCTAGTTGATGGTTCTTTTGTATCTATAGGAACATAAGTACCACCACACTTTAAGATGGCTAAAATAGAGATAATAAAGTCAATTCCTCTATCATAAACCACACAAACCATATCTCCACTCTCTATATTGTGAACTTGATTCAAATATTTTGCATAACGGTTTGAAAGTAGGTCTAATTCTCTATATGTAATTGAGTTTTCATTGTGAACTACAGCAAGATTATCTGGTGCTAAATGTGCAGCTTTTGCAAATAGCCATGAAAGTTCTTGAGGATCATTAAGTGTAAGGTCAGCGTGTTTTATATCTAACATTATTTTCTCCAATTTTAAATTATTTTTAGTATCTATATCTTAAGTAACAATTATACTATTATCCTCCAAATGGATTAAGGTGTAACATTCCAAATGTTTGCAGTAGTGTAATTAAAAAAGTAATGCTAAATGCTATTAAAAATATAGATGCTATTAATATAGCAAATTTTGATCTAATCTTTCTAAAATAAATAACTGTTGGTAGTATCCCAAAAAGAAGCACAATACCAATACCTCCAACAATACTTAAAGCCTTTAAAAAGATATCTGCAAAGAAATATGCAACTATTAAAGGAGGTATAAAAGCTACTACAAAGACAAGCCATTTATTATAAATATTTAAACTATTTTCAAGTATATCTTTAGAAAAATCTTTTAAACTCATGCCTATAGATACATAAGAAGTTGCTACAGCAATTATTGCAAATAGTGTCCCCATAATTAAAAAAAGGTCTGATTTTAAAATTTTAGACATTTCAAGGGTAATAGGCATACCTGTTAATCTAGCTTCATTTAGACTTATATGCCCAAATTCAGGAACAACCCCTACTGCTACTACTAACCATATTGTATTCATAACAAAACCAATCAGAAGTCCTATGGCTATAGGTTTGTATATATCACCACTCCATTTAGCATCTCTACATATAGTTGGGATAATAGGATGAAAAACAAATGCTGCAATTATCATAGGTACAGCTCTTGGTAAATACTCCCAATTTACATGAGAAAATCTATTGGCATCTATTCCTGAACTTCCTATATAAATCAATACCAAAAAAGCCATCCACAATAAAAGCATAAGAATGGTATTGTATT
Coding sequences:
- a CDS encoding amino acid adenylation domain-containing protein; the protein is MLDIKHADLTLNDPQELSWLFAKAAHLAPDNLAVVHNENSITYRELDLLSNRYAKYLNQVHNIESGDMVCVVYDRGIDFIISILAILKCGGTYVPIDTKEPSTRHKMIIEDVNPKLMIIDDKYSKNFDFPNSISIREVENIDSYSDERKHLHIGGHNIACVFFTSGSTGKPKGVLMPHMGITGLIRSPHYLTMESSDNVLSSSSIAFDAASFEIWTALLNSATLVCIDYEVIINPEEYANFLDHHDITVMWVTSALFDQLVAFRAGMFKKVKYLLSGGDVVNPKTVYKVLNNDDGRPDAFINGYGPTEAGILATFHIVRELEDEHSPLPVGKALADTVLYVLDNEQKPVAPKETGELYIGGHRLARGYLNLPEKTAEHFIVNPFTSNPTDMLYRTGDLVHFDDDGSLKFSGRADRQIKFRGFRLELDGIENVLVSHESVANAAIKMVKYKSEKILVAYIQLEKNQKDNFFLSEYMLYLKSKMPAYSVPTEIVLLDKLPVTQRGKIDRKNLPDPVFKEIACDNIVQPQTQTQKIIYGVWSECLGRTEFGIKDNFFELGGSSILLATVYAGIRSKINKPFSLNTFFEMPTIEGLATSIDEHGGQFDHNDEFVNAKRDSILDKSIFPNWSDTSKASKDVILLTGSMGYLGAHVLLELLEKTSADIYCLLRSHENISLHKQQLHALEKLKLEDALKFSDRIHTISGDISKEKLGINEDDYAFIVNNATHIIHCAAAVNHMYGYSKLKTSNSLSTIEFIKIAMNGKEKKISYISTESAISQSNADGVGYETKVSETPADFFGGYALTKWVSERLLKQAFDRGMSGLILRPGNIFLNTKTGVSSPLNSNFALLMMRAYVDTGLAPDLGFVFEAVPVNQLAKAIVSVSLGESNKMMLNLSNQNEISLKEYVSLLGSITNKKIEIIPFDEWKTRVIVPLKETSPLFPLRLYFQDDASEELMHFDTSLAQSELKKYDVHFDDNYEELLGNAFDKTFNKALNI
- a CDS encoding aromatic amino acid transport family protein: MTIKHTFMLSFLVAGNMIGAGILAMPINAGISGFWPSMLMMAFFSISMFFSGIVLAKEVNKKKDDTFNFPSLYQEHFGVAGKWIASIANLIIFYGLLISYLVGSSKIVLMVFKIDAVFEPLVLLVIFAVFTYIAMSSMSIIKKYNTILMLLLWMAFLVLIYIGSSGIDANRFSHVNWEYLPRAVPMIIAAFVFHPIIPTICRDAKWSGDIYKPIAIGLLIGFVMNTIWLVVAVGVVPEFGHISLNEARLTGMPITLEMSKILKSDLFLIMGTLFAIIAVATSYVSIGMSLKDFSKDILENSLNIYNKWLVFVVAFIPPLIVAYFFADIFLKALSIVGGIGIVLLFGILPTVIYFRKIRSKFAILIASIFLIAFSITFLITLLQTFGMLHLNPFGG